Proteins encoded within one genomic window of Nomia melanderi isolate GNS246 chromosome 8, iyNomMela1, whole genome shotgun sequence:
- the Su(var)2-10 gene encoding E3 SUMO-protein ligase Su(var)2-10 isoform X2, translating to MVLSFRVSELQMLLGFAGRNKSGRKTELQTRALELLRLRSHPVQLKIRELYKTIQADQLATHQMYGQTGGSGEPQIDQNMHSRNYYTRQAISQQQQSQSSVPSGKELPPAPAHQASLPAPRTNPVYQTTGYTSVTPQQTTSAAYNPYPYPPKVLPSPLQIQPRSQYPVHPDVKLKKLPFYDLLAELLKPSSLMPQGSMRLQENTFMFHLTPQQSTDIASSRDCRAGSKMDYSVQVQMRFCLQETSCEQEDCFPPSIAVKVNGKLCPLPNPIPTNKPGVEPKRPPRPVQISALVKLSPTVANQIHVTWSADYGRRYAIAIYLVRKLSSAELLSRLKSRGVRHSDYTRGLIKEKLNEDADSEIATTSLRVSLACPLGKMRMCTPCRASTCSHLQCFDASLFLQMNERKPTWTCPVCDKPALYDNLVIDGYFQEVLNSKKLLPDVNEIQLLQDGSWENLVLKKEKDKDKSETKVVTNLQDRKIDVDTVDLDESNPAPPKEKKRAVVIDLISDSDDDDENSTPTQSTKKLASGTSSPKKSQTSSISSTSDSPELMIIDLE from the exons ATGGTATTGAGTTTTCGAGTATCTGAACTTCAGATGCTTCTTGGTTTTGCTGGTAGAAATAAATCCGGTAGAAAAACAGAGTTACAAACACGTGCACTAGAATTGTTACGTTTGAGATCCCATCCTGTACAACTCAAAATAcgtgaactatataaaaccataca AGCTGATCAATTGGCTACACATCAAATGTACGGTCAAACAGGTGGTTCTGGGGAACCACAAATTGATCAGAACATGCATTccagaaattattatacaag GCAAGCTATCAGTCAACAGCAACAGTCACAATCCTCGGTTCCTAGTGGAAAAGAACTTCCACCAGCACCAGCACATCAAGCATCACTACCAGCACCCAGAACCAATCCAGTTTATCAAACCACAGGATATACTAGTGTAACACCACAA caaACAACAAGTGCTGCATATAATCCATATCCATATCCCCCAAAAGTTTTACCATCTCCATTACAAATACAGCCTAGAAGTCAGTATCCTGTTCATCCAGATGTTAAACTTAAAAAACTTCCCTTTTATGACCTGTTAGCTGAATTACTGAAACCGTCTAGTTTGATGCCTCAAGGATCTATGAGACTTCAGGAGAACACATTCATGTTCCACTTAACTCCACAGCAATCGACAGATATAGCCAGTTCACGAGATTGTCGTGCAGGAAGTAAAATGGATTATAGCGTACAG GTACAAATGCGATTCTGTTTACAAGAAACGTCATGTGAACAAGAAGATTGCTTTCCACCTAGTATTGCAGTGAAAGTAAATGGGAAATTGTGTCCTTTACCT AATCCAATACCCACAAACAAACCAGGAGTAGAACCAAAGAGGCCGCCACGGCCTGTCCAAATTAGTGCTTTAGTTAAGTTATCTCCTACTGTAGCAAATCAAATTCATGTAACATGGTCGGCTGACTACGGAAGACGATACGCAATTGCGATATACCTAGTTAGGAAACTTTCAAGTGCAGAGTTATTATCACGGTTAAAAAGTAGAGGTGTGCGACACTCGGATTACACAAGAGGTTTAA TTAAAGAAAAACTTAATGAGGATGCAGACAGCGAAATAGCAACAACATCACTGAGAGTATCATTAGCATGTCCACTAGGAAAGATGCGAATGTGTACACCGTGTCGTGCTTCAACGTGTTCACACTTACAATGTTTTGATGCATCATTATTTCTACAAATGAATGAAAGGAAGCCTACATGGACTTGTCCGGTTTGTGATAAACCGGCGTTGTATGATAATCTTGTAATCGATGGATATTTTCAAGAAGTTCTAAATTCCAAGAAATTACTGCCGGATGTAAACGAAATTCAGTTGTTGCAAGACGGCTCGTGGGAGAACTTAGTactgaagaaagaaaaagataaagatAAGAGTGAAACGAAAGTGGTTACGAATTTGCAAGACCGTAAGATCGATGTGGATACAGTAGATCTTG ATGAAAGCAATCCCGCACCTccaaaggaaaagaaacgtGCAGTTGTTATTGATTTAATATCAGACAGTGATGACGACGACGAAAATTCTACACCCACTCAGAGTACAAAGAAACTAGCTAGTGGTACATCCTCGCCAAAAAAATCACAAACCAGCTCTATTAGCAGTACTAGTGATTCGCCAGAATTGATGATAATTGACTtagaataa
- the nAChRbeta2 gene encoding nicotinic acetylcholine receptor beta2, whose product MRISVLGVFLNYISIVYGAAGTKTYEANPDTKRLYDDLLSNYNRLIRPVINNTETLTVYLGLKLSQLIEMNLKNQVMTTNVWVEQKWVDYKLRWDPEEYGGVEMLYVPSENIWLPDIVLYNNADGNYEVTLMTKATLKYNGEVFWKPPAIYKSSCEINVEYFPFDEQSCIMKFGSWTYNGAQVDLKHMKQEPGSNLVERGIDLSDFYLSVEWDILEVPASRNEEYYPCCTEPYSDITFNITMRRKTLFYTVNLIIPCVGITFLTVLVFYLPSDSGEKVSLCSSILLSLTVFFLLLAEIIPPTSLAIPLLGKYLLFTMILVTLSISITVCVLNVHFRSPSTHSMSSWVRQVFLNWMPRILMMRRTPYSTPEYDDTYMDSGYTNEIDFSVSDYPLELKGSPDGFESVTSQYKNIREDDARHFPHASVTDSENTMPRHLSPDVISALKGVRFIAQHIKDADKDNEVIEDWKFVAMVLDRLFLWVFTLACIGGTLGIIFQAPSLYDTREPVDQQLSGISFRNYMYPNIDYILPEE is encoded by the exons ATGCGAATATCTGTGCTCggtgtatttttaaattacatcaGCATCGTATATG GGGCAGCGGGCACAAAAACTTACGAAGCAAACCCTGATACGAAGAGGCTTTACGATGACTTGCTATCCAATTATAACAGACTCATCCGCCCTGTTATCAATAACACCGAAACGTTGACGGTTTATCTCGGCCTAAAATTATCGCAATTAATTGAAATG aacTTGAAAAATCAAGTGATGACCACGAACGTCTGGGTGGAACAG aaaTGGGTCGATTATAAATTACGATGGGATCCAGAGGAATACGGTGGCGTGGAAATGCTTTACGTGCCTTCCGAAAACATTTGGCTCCCAGACATCGTGTTATACAACAA CGCCGACGGCAATTACGAAGTAACGCTCATGACAAAAGCAACCTTGAAGTACAATGGCGAAGTATTTTGGAAACCTCCAGCAATCTACAAATCATCCTGCGAGATTAACGTCGAATACTTCCCGTTCGACGAGCAATCGTGCATTATGAAATTCGGTTCTTGGACATACAACGGCGCACAG GTAGATCTGAAACACATGAAACAAGAACCTGGCAGCAACTTGGTGGAGAGAGGGATCGATCTGAGCGACTTCTACTTGTCAGTAGAATGGGACATTCTTGAAGTTCCAGCGTCCAGAAACGAGGAATATTATCCATGCTGCACGGAACCGTATTCTG ATATCACATTCAACATCACAATGCGCAGAAAGACATTATTCTACACGGTCAACTTGATAATTCCCTGCGTAGGCATCACGTTCCTCACTGTGCTTGTTTTCTATCTACCAAGCGACTCAGGCGAGAAA GTATCGCTGTGTTCTTCGATTCTCCTCTCGCTCACGGTGTTCTTTTTACTACTAGCCGAAATTATACCACCGACATCGTTGGCCATACCACTTCTAGGAAAATACTTGTTGTTCACTATGATTTTGGTCACTCTGTCAATATCAATCACTGTATGCGTTTTAAACGTTCATTTTCG ATCCCCATCCACGCACAGTATGTCATCATGGGTCAgacaagtatttttaaattggaTGCCACGGATCCTGATGATGCGTCGAACGCCGTATTCGACTCCAGAGTACGATGACACATATATGGACAGCGGGTACACTAACGAAATCGATTTTAG TGTCAGCGACTACCCGCTGGAATTAAAAGGAAGTCCGGACGGATTCGAAAGTGTCACCTctcaatacaaaaatataagagAAGACGACGCCCGGCATTTCCCGCACGCATCAG TTACTGATAGTGAAAATACAATGCCAAGACACTTGTCTCCGGACGTCATATCAGCCCTGAAGGGTGTGCGTTTTATTGCTCAACACATTAAAGATGCAGACAAAGATAACGAA GTTATAGAAGATTGGAAATTCGTGGCCATGGTATTGGACAGACTATTTCTTTGGGTTTTTACACTAGCATGTATCGGAGGAACGCTTGGTATAATATTCCAAGCACCTAGTTTATATGATACAAGAGAACCTGTGGACCAACAACTCTCTGGAATATCTTTTCGCAATTATATGTATCCAAACATAGACTATATCTTACCAGAAGAGTAA
- the Su(var)2-10 gene encoding E3 SUMO-protein ligase Su(var)2-10 isoform X3 produces MFYLPHNASKDKQYLREHRADQLATHQMYGQTGGSGEPQIDQNMHSRNYYTRQAISQQQQSQSSVPSGKELPPAPAHQASLPAPRTNPVYQTTGYTSVTPQQTTSAAYNPYPYPPKVLPSPLQIQPRSQYPVHPDVKLKKLPFYDLLAELLKPSSLMPQGSMRLQENTFMFHLTPQQSTDIASSRDCRAGSKMDYSVQVQMRFCLQETSCEQEDCFPPSIAVKVNGKLCPLPNPIPTNKPGVEPKRPPRPVQISALVKLSPTVANQIHVTWSADYGRRYAIAIYLVRKLSSAELLSRLKSRGVRHSDYTRGLIKEKLNEDADSEIATTSLRVSLACPLGKMRMCTPCRASTCSHLQCFDASLFLQMNERKPTWTCPVCDKPALYDNLVIDGYFQEVLNSKKLLPDVNEIQLLQDGSWENLVLKKEKDKDKSETKVVTNLQDRKIDVDTVDLDESNPAPPKEKKRAVVIDLISDSDDDDENSTPTQSTKKLASGTSSPKKSQTSSISSTSDSPELMIIDLE; encoded by the exons ATGTTCTATCTGCCACATAATGCTTCGAAAGACAAACAATATCTTCGTGAACATAG AGCTGATCAATTGGCTACACATCAAATGTACGGTCAAACAGGTGGTTCTGGGGAACCACAAATTGATCAGAACATGCATTccagaaattattatacaag GCAAGCTATCAGTCAACAGCAACAGTCACAATCCTCGGTTCCTAGTGGAAAAGAACTTCCACCAGCACCAGCACATCAAGCATCACTACCAGCACCCAGAACCAATCCAGTTTATCAAACCACAGGATATACTAGTGTAACACCACAA caaACAACAAGTGCTGCATATAATCCATATCCATATCCCCCAAAAGTTTTACCATCTCCATTACAAATACAGCCTAGAAGTCAGTATCCTGTTCATCCAGATGTTAAACTTAAAAAACTTCCCTTTTATGACCTGTTAGCTGAATTACTGAAACCGTCTAGTTTGATGCCTCAAGGATCTATGAGACTTCAGGAGAACACATTCATGTTCCACTTAACTCCACAGCAATCGACAGATATAGCCAGTTCACGAGATTGTCGTGCAGGAAGTAAAATGGATTATAGCGTACAG GTACAAATGCGATTCTGTTTACAAGAAACGTCATGTGAACAAGAAGATTGCTTTCCACCTAGTATTGCAGTGAAAGTAAATGGGAAATTGTGTCCTTTACCT AATCCAATACCCACAAACAAACCAGGAGTAGAACCAAAGAGGCCGCCACGGCCTGTCCAAATTAGTGCTTTAGTTAAGTTATCTCCTACTGTAGCAAATCAAATTCATGTAACATGGTCGGCTGACTACGGAAGACGATACGCAATTGCGATATACCTAGTTAGGAAACTTTCAAGTGCAGAGTTATTATCACGGTTAAAAAGTAGAGGTGTGCGACACTCGGATTACACAAGAGGTTTAA TTAAAGAAAAACTTAATGAGGATGCAGACAGCGAAATAGCAACAACATCACTGAGAGTATCATTAGCATGTCCACTAGGAAAGATGCGAATGTGTACACCGTGTCGTGCTTCAACGTGTTCACACTTACAATGTTTTGATGCATCATTATTTCTACAAATGAATGAAAGGAAGCCTACATGGACTTGTCCGGTTTGTGATAAACCGGCGTTGTATGATAATCTTGTAATCGATGGATATTTTCAAGAAGTTCTAAATTCCAAGAAATTACTGCCGGATGTAAACGAAATTCAGTTGTTGCAAGACGGCTCGTGGGAGAACTTAGTactgaagaaagaaaaagataaagatAAGAGTGAAACGAAAGTGGTTACGAATTTGCAAGACCGTAAGATCGATGTGGATACAGTAGATCTTG ATGAAAGCAATCCCGCACCTccaaaggaaaagaaacgtGCAGTTGTTATTGATTTAATATCAGACAGTGATGACGACGACGAAAATTCTACACCCACTCAGAGTACAAAGAAACTAGCTAGTGGTACATCCTCGCCAAAAAAATCACAAACCAGCTCTATTAGCAGTACTAGTGATTCGCCAGAATTGATGATAATTGACTtagaataa
- the Su(var)2-10 gene encoding E3 SUMO-protein ligase Su(var)2-10 isoform X4 — MYGQTGGSGEPQIDQNMHSRNYYTRQAISQQQQSQSSVPSGKELPPAPAHQASLPAPRTNPVYQTTGYTSVTPQQTTSAAYNPYPYPPKVLPSPLQIQPRSQYPVHPDVKLKKLPFYDLLAELLKPSSLMPQGSMRLQENTFMFHLTPQQSTDIASSRDCRAGSKMDYSVQVQMRFCLQETSCEQEDCFPPSIAVKVNGKLCPLPNPIPTNKPGVEPKRPPRPVQISALVKLSPTVANQIHVTWSADYGRRYAIAIYLVRKLSSAELLSRLKSRGVRHSDYTRGLIKEKLNEDADSEIATTSLRVSLACPLGKMRMCTPCRASTCSHLQCFDASLFLQMNERKPTWTCPVCDKPALYDNLVIDGYFQEVLNSKKLLPDVNEIQLLQDGSWENLVLKKEKDKDKSETKVVTNLQDRKIDVDTVDLDESNPAPPKEKKRAVVIDLISDSDDDDENSTPTQSTKKLASGTSSPKKSQTSSISSTSDSPELMIIDLE, encoded by the exons ATGTACGGTCAAACAGGTGGTTCTGGGGAACCACAAATTGATCAGAACATGCATTccagaaattattatacaag GCAAGCTATCAGTCAACAGCAACAGTCACAATCCTCGGTTCCTAGTGGAAAAGAACTTCCACCAGCACCAGCACATCAAGCATCACTACCAGCACCCAGAACCAATCCAGTTTATCAAACCACAGGATATACTAGTGTAACACCACAA caaACAACAAGTGCTGCATATAATCCATATCCATATCCCCCAAAAGTTTTACCATCTCCATTACAAATACAGCCTAGAAGTCAGTATCCTGTTCATCCAGATGTTAAACTTAAAAAACTTCCCTTTTATGACCTGTTAGCTGAATTACTGAAACCGTCTAGTTTGATGCCTCAAGGATCTATGAGACTTCAGGAGAACACATTCATGTTCCACTTAACTCCACAGCAATCGACAGATATAGCCAGTTCACGAGATTGTCGTGCAGGAAGTAAAATGGATTATAGCGTACAG GTACAAATGCGATTCTGTTTACAAGAAACGTCATGTGAACAAGAAGATTGCTTTCCACCTAGTATTGCAGTGAAAGTAAATGGGAAATTGTGTCCTTTACCT AATCCAATACCCACAAACAAACCAGGAGTAGAACCAAAGAGGCCGCCACGGCCTGTCCAAATTAGTGCTTTAGTTAAGTTATCTCCTACTGTAGCAAATCAAATTCATGTAACATGGTCGGCTGACTACGGAAGACGATACGCAATTGCGATATACCTAGTTAGGAAACTTTCAAGTGCAGAGTTATTATCACGGTTAAAAAGTAGAGGTGTGCGACACTCGGATTACACAAGAGGTTTAA TTAAAGAAAAACTTAATGAGGATGCAGACAGCGAAATAGCAACAACATCACTGAGAGTATCATTAGCATGTCCACTAGGAAAGATGCGAATGTGTACACCGTGTCGTGCTTCAACGTGTTCACACTTACAATGTTTTGATGCATCATTATTTCTACAAATGAATGAAAGGAAGCCTACATGGACTTGTCCGGTTTGTGATAAACCGGCGTTGTATGATAATCTTGTAATCGATGGATATTTTCAAGAAGTTCTAAATTCCAAGAAATTACTGCCGGATGTAAACGAAATTCAGTTGTTGCAAGACGGCTCGTGGGAGAACTTAGTactgaagaaagaaaaagataaagatAAGAGTGAAACGAAAGTGGTTACGAATTTGCAAGACCGTAAGATCGATGTGGATACAGTAGATCTTG ATGAAAGCAATCCCGCACCTccaaaggaaaagaaacgtGCAGTTGTTATTGATTTAATATCAGACAGTGATGACGACGACGAAAATTCTACACCCACTCAGAGTACAAAGAAACTAGCTAGTGGTACATCCTCGCCAAAAAAATCACAAACCAGCTCTATTAGCAGTACTAGTGATTCGCCAGAATTGATGATAATTGACTtagaataa
- the Su(var)2-10 gene encoding E3 SUMO-protein ligase Su(var)2-10 isoform X1, translating to MAETKELENMVLSFRVSELQMLLGFAGRNKSGRKTELQTRALELLRLRSHPVQLKIRELYKTIQADQLATHQMYGQTGGSGEPQIDQNMHSRNYYTRQAISQQQQSQSSVPSGKELPPAPAHQASLPAPRTNPVYQTTGYTSVTPQQTTSAAYNPYPYPPKVLPSPLQIQPRSQYPVHPDVKLKKLPFYDLLAELLKPSSLMPQGSMRLQENTFMFHLTPQQSTDIASSRDCRAGSKMDYSVQVQMRFCLQETSCEQEDCFPPSIAVKVNGKLCPLPNPIPTNKPGVEPKRPPRPVQISALVKLSPTVANQIHVTWSADYGRRYAIAIYLVRKLSSAELLSRLKSRGVRHSDYTRGLIKEKLNEDADSEIATTSLRVSLACPLGKMRMCTPCRASTCSHLQCFDASLFLQMNERKPTWTCPVCDKPALYDNLVIDGYFQEVLNSKKLLPDVNEIQLLQDGSWENLVLKKEKDKDKSETKVVTNLQDRKIDVDTVDLDESNPAPPKEKKRAVVIDLISDSDDDDENSTPTQSTKKLASGTSSPKKSQTSSISSTSDSPELMIIDLE from the exons ATGGCGGAGACCAAAGAATTAGAG AATATGGTATTGAGTTTTCGAGTATCTGAACTTCAGATGCTTCTTGGTTTTGCTGGTAGAAATAAATCCGGTAGAAAAACAGAGTTACAAACACGTGCACTAGAATTGTTACGTTTGAGATCCCATCCTGTACAACTCAAAATAcgtgaactatataaaaccataca AGCTGATCAATTGGCTACACATCAAATGTACGGTCAAACAGGTGGTTCTGGGGAACCACAAATTGATCAGAACATGCATTccagaaattattatacaag GCAAGCTATCAGTCAACAGCAACAGTCACAATCCTCGGTTCCTAGTGGAAAAGAACTTCCACCAGCACCAGCACATCAAGCATCACTACCAGCACCCAGAACCAATCCAGTTTATCAAACCACAGGATATACTAGTGTAACACCACAA caaACAACAAGTGCTGCATATAATCCATATCCATATCCCCCAAAAGTTTTACCATCTCCATTACAAATACAGCCTAGAAGTCAGTATCCTGTTCATCCAGATGTTAAACTTAAAAAACTTCCCTTTTATGACCTGTTAGCTGAATTACTGAAACCGTCTAGTTTGATGCCTCAAGGATCTATGAGACTTCAGGAGAACACATTCATGTTCCACTTAACTCCACAGCAATCGACAGATATAGCCAGTTCACGAGATTGTCGTGCAGGAAGTAAAATGGATTATAGCGTACAG GTACAAATGCGATTCTGTTTACAAGAAACGTCATGTGAACAAGAAGATTGCTTTCCACCTAGTATTGCAGTGAAAGTAAATGGGAAATTGTGTCCTTTACCT AATCCAATACCCACAAACAAACCAGGAGTAGAACCAAAGAGGCCGCCACGGCCTGTCCAAATTAGTGCTTTAGTTAAGTTATCTCCTACTGTAGCAAATCAAATTCATGTAACATGGTCGGCTGACTACGGAAGACGATACGCAATTGCGATATACCTAGTTAGGAAACTTTCAAGTGCAGAGTTATTATCACGGTTAAAAAGTAGAGGTGTGCGACACTCGGATTACACAAGAGGTTTAA TTAAAGAAAAACTTAATGAGGATGCAGACAGCGAAATAGCAACAACATCACTGAGAGTATCATTAGCATGTCCACTAGGAAAGATGCGAATGTGTACACCGTGTCGTGCTTCAACGTGTTCACACTTACAATGTTTTGATGCATCATTATTTCTACAAATGAATGAAAGGAAGCCTACATGGACTTGTCCGGTTTGTGATAAACCGGCGTTGTATGATAATCTTGTAATCGATGGATATTTTCAAGAAGTTCTAAATTCCAAGAAATTACTGCCGGATGTAAACGAAATTCAGTTGTTGCAAGACGGCTCGTGGGAGAACTTAGTactgaagaaagaaaaagataaagatAAGAGTGAAACGAAAGTGGTTACGAATTTGCAAGACCGTAAGATCGATGTGGATACAGTAGATCTTG ATGAAAGCAATCCCGCACCTccaaaggaaaagaaacgtGCAGTTGTTATTGATTTAATATCAGACAGTGATGACGACGACGAAAATTCTACACCCACTCAGAGTACAAAGAAACTAGCTAGTGGTACATCCTCGCCAAAAAAATCACAAACCAGCTCTATTAGCAGTACTAGTGATTCGCCAGAATTGATGATAATTGACTtagaataa